CTATAGTAGTCAGAACACCATTCCCAGACATTCCCTTCCATATCGTAGAGTCCTAAAGGATTCGCCGGATAAGATTTCACCGGAGCCGCACCTTCATAACCATCCTCTTTTGAGTCTTCAACAGGGAATTTCCCCTGATAAATATTGGCCGTCCACTTTCCATTTGGTTTCAACTCTTCCCCCCAATAGTACAGATCATCGTTGGTGTCTTTACGGGCACGGGCAGCGTATTCCCATTCAGCCTCAGTAGGCAATCTTTTTCCAACCCACTTTGCATAGGCAGCAGCATCCTCATAGGCGACCTGAACAACGGGGTAATTCATTTTATCTTTTATCGAACTACTAGGACCTTCAGGATGTTGCCAATTTGCGCCAGGAACATATTCCCACCACATCAGATAATTATTTAAAGAGTTGAGTTCTTTGGGTTTTGAAAATACAGCTGAACCAGGGACAAGCATATTCGGATCAACACCGGGAAAATCCTTTGGGTCAAGCTTTCGCTCCGCTACGGTCACATATCCAGTTTCTTTTACAAATTGGGCAAATTGTGTATTTGTAACTTCATGCTCATCCATATAAAATGAATGGAGTTCTACAGTATGTATAGGTTTACTATCTTCGAAGTTCGAACTTCCCATCAGAAATTTACCACCTTCAATTAAAATCATCTTTCCAGTAGCATTACTGCTTTGTTTGGCTAACTGAGATTTGATCATTCCGGCCCGGGTAGGTATATTTTCACCGACACAGCA
The window above is part of the Sphingobacterium sp. ML3W genome. Proteins encoded here:
- a CDS encoding formylglycine-generating enzyme family protein, whose amino-acid sequence is MIKSQLAKQSSNATGKMILIEGGKFLMGSSNFEDSKPIHTVELHSFYMDEHEVTNTQFAQFVKETGYVTVAERKLDPKDFPGVDPNMLVPGSAVFSKPKELNSLNNYLMWWEYVPGANWQHPEGPSSSIKDKMNYPVVQVAYEDAAAYAKWVGKRLPTEAEWEYAARARKDTNDDLYYWGEELKPNGKWTANIYQGKFPVEDSKEDGYEGAAPVKSYPANPLGLYDMEGNVWEWCSDYYRPDYYKNSVVSNPKGPENSYDPQEPNLEKRVQRGGSFLCNDQYCERYKAGSRGKGEVNSPTNNVGFRCVKDIK